AATTCCGCGAATTAGTTGACGAAGTCGCAACATTAATGGCTTTCGAAATTACACGTGATTTACCATTAGAGGAAATCGAAGTGGAAACTCCGGTTACAAAAGCGAAAGCAAAAGTCCTATCAGGTAAGAAAATTGCCATCGTGCCAATTTTACGCGCTGGTATCGGGATGGTAGATGGCGTATTAAAATTAATTCCTGCTGCAAAAGTAGGTCACATCGGTCTTTACCGTGACCCAGAAACATTAAAACCAGTAGAATATTATGCGAAACTTCCAGCAGATGTGGAAGAGCGTGATTTCATCATTGTTGACCCAATGTTAGCAACTGGTGGTTCAGCAGTAGAGGCAATCAACTCACTGAAAAAACGTGGCGCAAAAAGCATTAAATTCATGTGCTTAATCGCAGCTCCAGAGGGTGTAGCAGAAATTCAAAAAATTCACCCTGATGTAGATATTTACATCGCATCTCTAGATGAAAAATTAAATGATCACGGTTATATCGTACCTGGCTTAGGTGACGCTGGTGACCGTTTATTCGGTACAAAATAAGAACAAAAGCGCTAAAGCGCCCTTTTAGCTGCGAAAAGCACTGGAAGAAGGCTCCTAGCGTGCTTGTCACGCGTAGAGACTTCTGAAGTGCCTCGAGTAGCTGGCGCTTTAACCTAGACGTAGACAATACTTCATGCAAAGTTAGTCTATATGCGATATTTTATAATTTTTTAATAATAAAAAGAACGCCCGTAAATGTGCGGGCGTTTTTTTATAGAGTAAGTTTTAATATAATCCATTGTGCTACGCTGCGGCGGACGCTTTCCTGGGGGCGTGGCTCCAAAGTTTTTGACAAAAAGCTTTGCGACGAAAGCGATAGCGACAGGAGCAACCTAATTTTCCGCGCACGCTTAATTCCCTGGGAGTCGCCGCCTTCGCTCCGCACAACTCTACTTGAATATAAAGTATACCTCTATAAAAAAATTTAAATAACAAACACTTTTTCTTATAGAACTATTACATGTAAAGCGCTGCATTATATGGCAGTACTATAAATAATATTTATGATTAGTCAATATCCGCCGCCTCGCGTTAGCGCAACGGCTTGGTTTTGCGCTCTTAACCTTATGACGATAGCAACATTTTGTATTGGTGGGCCTCGCAAAC
The sequence above is a segment of the Solibacillus sp. FSL H8-0523 genome. Coding sequences within it:
- the upp gene encoding uracil phosphoribosyltransferase; amino-acid sequence: MSKVYVFDHPLIQHKLTYIRDKETGTKEFRELVDEVATLMAFEITRDLPLEEIEVETPVTKAKAKVLSGKKIAIVPILRAGIGMVDGVLKLIPAAKVGHIGLYRDPETLKPVEYYAKLPADVEERDFIIVDPMLATGGSAVEAINSLKKRGAKSIKFMCLIAAPEGVAEIQKIHPDVDIYIASLDEKLNDHGYIVPGLGDAGDRLFGTK